One Branchiostoma floridae strain S238N-H82 chromosome 15, Bfl_VNyyK, whole genome shotgun sequence DNA window includes the following coding sequences:
- the LOC118432122 gene encoding transmembrane protein 53-A-like: MADEDLEYDISFPPAAVSDDEKEPVVILLGWAGCKENHLAKYSSIHEQQGCITIRYIMPTYDIFFHTYKARTVAYKILELIFDLNLEGHPIFFHVFSNGGGFIYRYLTEMVASQRGGQVGALQIVGCIFDSCPSRRSLIVGMKALLTSMHHEPFLKRYSVTFFFGIMVLFNTLRSWLSWLLPFGFLRGEDDYYTAMKKDPSRWPQLFLYSRADKVVPYRQVEDVFEARKKLGVRVLAVAFENSPHVTHLVHHRDLYMHHCNSFVKSCTMTGYIR; this comes from the exons ATGGCGGACGAAGACTTGGAGTACGACATCTCCTTCCCTCCGGCCGCTGTCTCAG ATGACGAGAAGGAGCCTGTTGTTATACTGCTGGGCTGGGCGGGGTGCAAAGAGAACCACCTGGCCAAGTACAGCTCCATCCACGAGCAGCAGGGCTGCATCACCATCAGATACATCATGCCAAC GTATGACATCTTTTTCCACACTTACAAGGCCAGGACGGTGGCCTACAAGATCCTCGAACTCATCTTCGACCTCAACCTGGAGGGTCATCCCATCTTCTTCCACGTCTTCAGCAACGGTGGCGGGTTCATCTACCGGTACCTGACCGAGATGGTGGCCAGCCAACGCGGCGGGCAGGTGGGCGCTCTGCAGATTGTCGGCTGCATCTTCGACAGCTGTCCCAGCCGACGATCTCTCATAGTCGGGATGAAAGCTCTGCTGACCTCCATGCACCACGAACCCTTCCTGAAAAGATACTCCGTGACGTTTTTCTTCGGGATCATGGTGCTCTTCAACACGCTGCGATCGTGGCTCTCGTGGCTGCTCCCGTTCGGGTTCCTGCGCGGCGAGGACGATTATTACACCGCCATGAAGAAGGACCCTTCGCGCTGGCCGCAGCTGTTCTTATATTCCCGCGCCGACAAGGTCGTCCCGTACAGGCAGGTAGAAGACGTCTTTGAGGCCAGGAAGAAGCTCGGCGTGCGGGTGCTCGCCGTGGCGTTCGAGAATTCCCCCCACGTAACCCACCTGGTTCACCACCGCGACCTGTACATGCACCACTGCAATTCCTTTGTAAAGTCCTGTACCATGACTGGGTACATCCGATGA